The genomic DNA TATCAATATAAGCCCTCATCTTGGTATTGAAGCTGGGGATGGTGCTGGCCAACGACGTGGTGCCGTTTGCTGCTACCTGGCAATCCCCCGTGCCGTTGGAGTCGACATCGGGATAGCTGCCGAGACAGAAGTATACTTCGGTGCCGCCAGCCATCTCTGAGGGGTATGCGTTGCCGTTGGCCACCGCATAGGCCAGCAAGGCCTTGTGCCACGCCTGGGCCAACGAGACATTCTGTTGGTTGCGGGCGTTACGCTGAATGCCAGCGTACGAATTGAGAGCGATGGCGGCCAGAATGCCAATCACTACTATGACGATAAGAAGTTCTACGATTGTAAAACCATTGCGGCGCTTATACATAAAATTACTATAGCATAAGCATGTTGTATAAAAATCGTTGACAAACAAAAAACGACCGGACGGTCGCCTAAGTTCCCTGTGAAGTGCTGCATGGTGGGGCTATCTGGACTTGAACCAGAGACCTCGTCATTATCAGTGACGCGCTCTAACCAACTGAGCTATAGCCCCATACGTACAGGCTCACATATGGTGGAGCGTCAGGGACTCGAACCCTGGACCCCCTGCTTGCAAAGCAGGTGCTCTAGCCAACTGAGCTAACGCCCCATGATCGTATGGAATGGCTATCAAAATGTCTCACGACAAGTTCCACGTTATTGTATAGAACTTCATCTGTTTTTGCAATGCTGTCCGCCGCTCTGCGCGTCGCAACGATAGTCTGAAAATGGAACACCGCTGGGCGGAGGACGAGGGCCCGAAGGGCCGACGGTCAGTGACCGTACACTCAATCCCCCGCCGCAGCGGTTTGTCACACGTGTCCGGCGACCCGTTCACTCCTGTCGGCGGTCTTCTGGTTGGGGACGAGGACCGCCAGCATCGCCTCCGTCGTGACCGCCACCGCCAGCATGGCGGCGATGATCCACGGAGCGCCGACCGACAGCGGCAGCACCAGCAGTGGCGAGCAGCTGAGGATCGGCAGGACGAAGATGTGCAGGACCACCTCCTGGCTGGTGAAGATGGTCGGCTTCCAGCCCCCATCCGTCCAGCTGATCTTGACCAGCGCGAGGAGCGCGGGCAGGAGCAGGACGATGAGGGCGTAGGGGAACAGCTCGGCATCCATCAGGACAGTCCTTTCGCTTGGGAAACACGGTGAGGTGCAGGCCGCACAACGGGCATACTGCCATAGCGGGCCTATATATAATTATAGCATAGTGCTTGCGTTTAGTCAATGAATTACTGCTACCCAACAGGGGTACGAACGTTTCGTCCTACTGGACTCATCAGCATAACCTGCGAGTTATGGACGTTCGCCGCTGGGCGGAGGTGAGGAGCCGACGGCTCTCACGCGGTCGATGACCGCGCACTCGATCCTCCGCTCCAGCGGTGCGCATACCAGAGGGGTGTGCGGCTGCAGGGGTTACTGGTTTTCACCACTTGAGCGTGTGAGCCCCAGGATGACCTGCGCCTTGTGCTGGATGGCACATGAGGCGCAGAGGCCCGGCATGCCCGGCTTGGTGAACCCCTCCTGCACGCAGGCGAGGAAGGTGTCCCAGTGGATTACCAGGTGCAGCAGGATGCCGAGCGGCACCAGCGGCACGGCCAACAGCAGGGACGCGGCGCCGGGCAGGAACAGCCCGAAACCCACTCCCAGCACCATGCCCAAGCCGATCATCGACCAGCTGAGCAGCCGGATGATGGACTGCCCCATGGTGAGGTGCCGCAGCCCCAGCCAGCGGGTGCGGCGGGCCTGTCGGACGGACGACAGGGCGTCGAGCGTCTCGCGGTCGCTGGGGTGCATGTTGGTGTTGATGGGCAGACCGTCGGTGACGATGGACGGAACGGACATGATCACTCCTGAAACTCGGAACCTATCGGGTGCGGACAGCGGAAACTGAAGGCTGTCACTACACTTATTATATAACTTTGATTATGTTTAGTCAATAGTTACGTGCGGCCGTTGGTGCTTAGAAAAAACGAAAACCGCCGGGCGGAGGATGAGGGCCTTTGGAAGGCCGACGGTCAGTGACCGTACACTCAATCCCCCGCCGCAGCGGTGTGGGTCAGACGACCCGACGCACCCGAGCACGCGGCAGCACGGAGGGCGCGAGGCCCAGCGCGATCTGCGCGTCGTCCTGCTGGATGCAGTGTTCGCACTGTTCACTCCGGTACTCTCGCTCACACGTGAGGCGCGAGTCACACCGGCGGACCAGCCACAGCCCGAAGGCCGGGACCAGCAGCCAGGCGTAGCTGAGTGAGTCCAGCAGCGGGAGCAGGATGCCGATGGCACCCAGCACCAGCGCGATGCCCAGGCTGATGGCCTGGCCGCCGCTGTTGTGCCGCACGCCGCCCACCAGACGGCGCAGCGCGGTGGCCGTCGAGAGCTGCTCGGGGGCCTGGGCGTAGAAACCGTTGGTGGTGACGGACATGGGATGCTCCTTGGGTGAAGCAGGGCGAGCCGGGTGCTCTGCCCTGTTGGTGTGCGGGTGTGCGCGGCAACAATCGTTATGTTGTCGTACTTTTAATTATAGCATAATGCTTGTGTTTAGTCAATGGATGTGTTCGATCTGACCCCTGTTGCTTCTCGGTATTGCCCCGCTAGAATTGCAGCGTAAGCGGTTTGGCTTTATGCTAGTGCTTATGTACTTCATAGAAACGCTTGTGGGGCTCGTGGCATGTGTGCTGC from Candidatus Saccharibacteria bacterium includes the following:
- a CDS encoding type II secretion system protein; protein product: MYKRRNGFTIVELLIVIVVIGILAAIALNSYAGIQRNARNQQNVSLAQAWHKALLAYAVANGNAYPSEMAGGTEVYFCLGSYPDVDSNGTGDCQVAANGTTSLASTIPSFNTKMRAYIDTTATASGAKYLEGDNSNSSGVWLWIIPYATLNGTAHAWYLAYVIESPATCAYGKPIYETGGWGVFGTNAPSGYTYGGSAARWCAIPLPDPAKV